In Gemmatimonadetes bacterium T265, one DNA window encodes the following:
- a CDS encoding dehydrogenase, which yields MDSRFRGNDSRRRWRGAVVGLGGIATGSHLPAFRATPALRARVEIVCAVDPRHAPAGAVDGLRVLPDLDALGSPAGVGVNFVDLATPSATHVALARAALGRGLHVLCEKPVATRRADALALAALAREAGRVLVPCHQYRFNPVWRRVGEWLRAGAIGRWHLIEVSVHRAGADPGQQGADEALPWRVRRADAGGGVLIDHGTHLLYTLLDLAGALPARVSAWTGRLAHAEYEVEDTAEVRLEYADAAGGRVARLFCTWADRRRETRVNVVGERGAIRWTDGLLTLERGGETETQDVSRELDKTAYAGWFARLFEEFVGVLDAGAGSEAAERALDDVVRVATVLEAAYASAARGAVVAVDAPARIY from the coding sequence GTGGATTCCCGCTTCCGCGGGAATGACAGCCGCCGCCGCTGGCGCGGTGCCGTCGTCGGGCTTGGCGGGATCGCCACCGGGTCGCACCTCCCGGCCTTCCGCGCCACGCCCGCGCTCCGGGCGCGTGTGGAGATCGTCTGCGCCGTCGACCCGCGGCACGCCCCGGCGGGCGCCGTCGACGGCCTGCGCGTGCTCCCCGACCTCGACGCGTTAGGCTCGCCCGCCGGCGTCGGCGTCAATTTCGTCGACCTCGCGACGCCGAGCGCGACGCACGTGGCGCTCGCGCGCGCGGCGCTCGGGCGCGGGCTGCACGTGCTCTGCGAGAAGCCCGTCGCCACGCGCCGCGCCGACGCGCTCGCCCTCGCGGCGCTCGCGCGCGAGGCGGGGCGGGTGCTCGTCCCCTGCCACCAGTACCGCTTCAACCCCGTGTGGCGGCGCGTCGGCGAGTGGCTGCGCGCCGGCGCGATCGGCCGCTGGCACCTGATCGAGGTGAGCGTGCACCGCGCGGGCGCCGACCCGGGGCAGCAGGGCGCCGACGAGGCGCTCCCCTGGCGCGTGCGCCGCGCCGACGCGGGCGGCGGCGTGCTGATCGACCACGGCACGCACCTGCTCTACACGCTCCTCGACCTCGCGGGCGCGCTCCCCGCGCGCGTGAGCGCGTGGACGGGACGCCTCGCGCACGCCGAGTACGAGGTCGAGGACACGGCCGAGGTGCGGCTGGAGTACGCGGACGCGGCGGGCGGGCGCGTGGCGCGGCTCTTCTGCACCTGGGCCGACCGGCGGCGCGAGACGCGGGTGAACGTGGTGGGCGAGCGCGGCGCCATCCGCTGGACCGACGGCCTGCTCACCCTGGAGCGCGGGGGGGAGACAGAGACGCAGGACGTCTCGCGCGAACTCGACAAAACGGCGTACGCGGGGTGGTTCGCCCGGCTGTTCGAGGAGTTCGTGGGCGTGCTGGACGCGGGCGCTGGCAGCGAGGCGGCGGAGCGCGCGCTCGACGACGTGGTGCGGGTGGCGACCGTCCTCGAGGCGGCGTACGCGTCGGCGGCGCGGGGGGCGGTGGTAGCCGTGGACGCCCCGGCGCGCATCTATTAG
- a CDS encoding alpha/beta hydrolase: MPPPSYRPAWWVPGAHAQTLYGKFVRQGRRAPARDARVRTERWDTPDVDFVDVVRLDAESAAPRFLLLHGLEGGERSHYVQGMFEQARRRGWGMDVLIHRSCGADMNRQRRFYHSGETSDLALVVARVAAERPDRPLFLAGVSLGGNVLLKYLGERGPLGPGSPNVTGEVVPANVKGAVAISVPYDLARGARHIGKGFSRVYERNFLRSLVAKVERKLEVYPDLVDRARLAELRTLWDFDDVLTAGVHGFTGAEDYYARSSALGYLGRIGTPTLLLSAVDDPFLPPEVLDEVRGVAEGNRCLAVEFHARGGHVGFVGGRVPWRADYYAERRTFEWAEGRVGRAVVAVAA, translated from the coding sequence GTGCCGCCGCCCAGCTACCGTCCCGCCTGGTGGGTGCCGGGCGCGCACGCGCAGACGTTGTACGGCAAGTTCGTCCGCCAGGGTCGGCGGGCGCCGGCGCGCGATGCGCGCGTCCGGACGGAGCGATGGGACACGCCGGACGTGGACTTCGTCGACGTGGTACGGTTGGACGCCGAGAGTGCGGCGCCGCGGTTCCTGCTCCTCCACGGGCTGGAAGGAGGGGAGCGGTCGCACTACGTGCAGGGGATGTTCGAGCAGGCGCGGCGGCGCGGGTGGGGGATGGACGTGCTGATCCACCGCAGCTGCGGCGCGGACATGAATCGGCAGCGCCGCTTCTACCATTCCGGGGAGACGAGCGACCTCGCCCTCGTCGTCGCCCGGGTAGCGGCCGAACGCCCGGACCGGCCCTTGTTCCTCGCTGGCGTTTCACTCGGCGGAAACGTCCTGCTGAAGTACCTGGGGGAGCGCGGCCCGCTCGGACCAGGCAGTCCTAATGTGACCGGCGAGGTCGTGCCGGCAAATGTGAAGGGGGCGGTCGCGATCTCGGTGCCCTACGATCTCGCGCGCGGGGCGCGGCACATCGGCAAGGGGTTCTCGCGGGTGTACGAGCGCAACTTCTTGCGGTCGCTCGTCGCCAAGGTAGAGCGGAAGCTGGAGGTCTACCCGGACCTCGTGGACCGGGCGCGACTCGCCGAATTGCGGACGTTGTGGGACTTCGACGACGTGCTGACGGCGGGGGTGCACGGGTTCACGGGGGCGGAGGACTACTACGCCCGGTCGAGCGCGCTGGGGTACCTGGGGCGGATCGGGACGCCGACGCTGTTGCTCAGCGCGGTGGACGATCCGTTTCTGCCGCCGGAGGTGTTGGACGAGGTGCGGGGGGTGGCGGAGGGGAATCGGTGCCTCGCGGTCGAGTTCCACGCCCGGGGGGGGCATGTCGGGTTTGTAGGAGGGCGGGTGCCGTGGCGGGCCGATTACTACGCGGAGCGGCGGACGTTCGAGTGGGCGGAGGGGAGGGTTGGGCGGGCGGTGGTTGCGGTGGCGGCGTGA
- the argD_2 gene encoding acetylornithine aminotransferase, whose product MAGGVLFDTDLSFTDAPTAAGPRSLAMHEAEAEYLAPGTQSVALFSKLAIDHGQGASLWDVDGKRYTDLLAGVGVAVLGHAHPKFVAAMQQQVAKVHVGSFTTEHRAALVKLVAEVAPGDLTRTQLYSSGAEAVESALRLAKAYTGKSEFVGFWGGFHGKTAGVLPLLSGSFKHGLGPLMPGTYSTPYAGYGRCPICRTGGACDWSCIDFLRKKIYNETANDVAAIIVEPIQGTAGNVVPTPGFLRQLRTLCDEIGAVLIADEMLTGFGRTGKMFAVEHDGVVPDIMTIGKGFGGGYPMTGLIARDEVARAKPWSNPSGSSSSYGGNPLASAASRVTIETILEEDLVGNSRRVGARMLQEVERWERELPIVRDARGRGLMIGLDLVYPDGHSSAGRLLDKQVTRWIFDTALDRGVMAMVYNAEVRLNPPLVIGEAEALEALGVLEGVLREAAERLGA is encoded by the coding sequence ATGGCCGGCGGCGTTCTCTTCGATACCGACCTTTCGTTCACCGACGCGCCCACGGCCGCCGGCCCGCGTTCGCTCGCGATGCACGAGGCCGAGGCGGAGTACCTGGCGCCCGGCACGCAGAGCGTCGCCCTGTTCAGCAAGCTGGCCATCGACCACGGCCAGGGCGCCTCGCTGTGGGACGTCGACGGCAAGCGCTACACCGACCTCCTCGCCGGCGTCGGCGTCGCGGTCCTCGGCCACGCGCACCCCAAGTTCGTCGCCGCGATGCAGCAGCAGGTCGCGAAGGTGCACGTCGGCAGCTTCACCACCGAGCACCGCGCCGCGCTCGTCAAGCTCGTGGCGGAGGTCGCCCCGGGCGACCTCACCCGCACGCAGCTCTACTCGAGCGGCGCGGAGGCCGTCGAGAGTGCGCTCCGCCTCGCTAAGGCCTACACCGGCAAGAGCGAGTTCGTCGGCTTCTGGGGCGGCTTCCACGGCAAGACCGCGGGCGTGCTCCCGCTCCTCTCGGGGAGCTTCAAGCACGGGCTCGGCCCCCTCATGCCGGGCACCTACAGCACGCCCTACGCGGGCTACGGCCGCTGCCCGATCTGCCGCACCGGCGGCGCGTGCGACTGGTCGTGCATCGACTTCCTGCGCAAGAAGATCTATAACGAGACCGCCAACGACGTCGCCGCGATCATCGTCGAGCCGATCCAGGGCACGGCGGGGAACGTCGTCCCCACGCCCGGCTTCCTGCGCCAGTTACGTACGTTGTGTGACGAAATCGGCGCGGTGCTGATCGCCGACGAGATGCTCACCGGCTTCGGGCGCACGGGGAAGATGTTCGCGGTCGAGCACGACGGCGTGGTGCCCGACATCATGACCATCGGCAAGGGCTTCGGCGGCGGCTACCCGATGACGGGCCTCATCGCCCGCGACGAGGTCGCCCGCGCCAAGCCGTGGTCCAACCCGAGCGGCTCGTCGTCGAGCTACGGCGGCAACCCGCTCGCCTCCGCCGCCTCGCGCGTGACGATCGAGACCATCCTCGAGGAGGACCTCGTTGGCAACAGCCGCCGCGTCGGCGCGCGCATGCTCCAGGAGGTCGAGCGCTGGGAGCGCGAGCTGCCCATCGTGCGCGACGCGCGCGGCCGCGGCCTGATGATCGGCCTCGACCTCGTCTACCCCGACGGCCATTCCAGCGCCGGCCGGCTGCTCGACAAGCAGGTCACGCGCTGGATCTTCGACACCGCGCTCGACCGCGGCGTGATGGCGATGGTCTACAACGCCGAGGTGCGCCTCAACCCGCCGCTCGTGATCGGCGAGGCGGAGGCGCTCGAGGCGTTAGGCGTGCTCGAGGGCGTGCTGCGCGAGGCCGCCGAGCGCCTCGGCGCCTGA